One genomic window of Micromonospora sp. WMMD1128 includes the following:
- a CDS encoding SIS domain-containing protein — translation MTVSAQAYLATVTEMMGRVAAEQRENVAAAADLIAAAVRADGVVHAFGTGHSEALAMEIAGRAGGLVPTNRIALRDLVLVGGEPADVLGPKLEREPAVAHRLYELAPVRPPDVFVLASNSGVNGAMVEFASVVKEHGHGLVAVTSARHSARMTSRHPSGRKLADFADVVLDNGAPYGDATLPLPDGGAVGAVSSITAALLAQQITVEVVARLVAAGERPPVYLSANIAGGDEHNAEWEARYAGRIRRGS, via the coding sequence ATGACGGTGAGCGCCCAGGCGTACCTGGCCACGGTGACCGAGATGATGGGCCGGGTGGCCGCCGAGCAGCGGGAGAACGTGGCCGCGGCGGCCGACCTGATCGCCGCGGCGGTACGCGCCGACGGGGTGGTGCACGCCTTCGGCACCGGGCACTCGGAGGCGCTCGCCATGGAGATCGCCGGCCGCGCCGGCGGACTGGTGCCCACCAACCGGATCGCGCTGCGTGACCTGGTGCTCGTCGGGGGTGAGCCGGCCGACGTGCTCGGCCCGAAGCTGGAACGCGAGCCGGCTGTGGCGCACCGCCTCTACGAGCTGGCCCCGGTCCGGCCGCCGGACGTGTTCGTGCTGGCCTCCAACTCGGGCGTGAACGGGGCGATGGTCGAGTTCGCGTCCGTGGTGAAGGAACACGGGCACGGTCTGGTGGCGGTCACCTCGGCCCGGCACTCGGCCCGGATGACCTCGCGGCATCCGTCCGGCCGCAAGCTCGCCGACTTCGCCGACGTGGTGCTGGACAACGGCGCCCCGTACGGCGACGCCACGCTGCCGCTGCCCGACGGTGGCGCGGTCGGCGCGGTCTCCTCGATCACCGCCGCGCTGCTGGCCCAGCAGATCACCGTCGAGGTGGTGGCCCGGCTGGTGGCTGCGGGGGAGCGTCCGCCGGTCTACCTGTCGGCGAACATCGCCGGCGGGGACGAGCACAACGCCGAGTGGGAGGCCCGGTACGCGGGCCGGATCCGCCGGGGTTCCTGA
- a CDS encoding alpha/beta hydrolase, producing MRVEARDLTFEVRTGGPEGGDPVLLLHGFPQHAGEWDAVTPALHAAGLRTYALDQRGYSPGARPDAVEAYRIPELVADAAAVLDALGVTTAHLVGHDWGAIVAWGLAAAHPERVRTLTAVSVPHPAAMGHALATDPRQKAKSAYMALFRMPGKAETVLLALRGAALRRLLRGVGDADAVARYAEPMREPGALTVALNWYRAMSGSDMKAVGPVAAPTTYVWSEKDVAIGRTAAEACAAHVTGDYRFVTLPGVSHWIPDEAPGPLAEAILARVRGTEQT from the coding sequence ATGCGGGTCGAGGCGCGGGATCTGACATTCGAGGTACGCACCGGCGGCCCCGAGGGCGGCGATCCGGTCCTGCTGCTGCACGGCTTCCCGCAGCACGCCGGCGAGTGGGATGCGGTGACGCCCGCGCTGCACGCCGCCGGGCTGCGCACGTACGCCCTCGACCAGCGCGGATACTCGCCCGGCGCACGGCCGGACGCCGTCGAGGCGTACCGCATCCCGGAGCTGGTGGCCGACGCGGCGGCCGTGCTGGACGCGCTCGGGGTGACCACCGCGCACCTGGTCGGCCACGACTGGGGCGCGATCGTGGCCTGGGGCCTGGCCGCGGCGCACCCGGAGCGGGTGCGGACGCTTACCGCGGTGTCGGTGCCGCACCCGGCCGCGATGGGGCATGCGCTCGCCACCGATCCGCGGCAGAAGGCGAAGTCCGCCTACATGGCGTTGTTCCGGATGCCGGGCAAGGCCGAGACGGTGCTGCTGGCGTTGCGCGGGGCCGCGCTGCGCCGGCTGCTGCGCGGGGTCGGCGACGCGGACGCGGTGGCCCGCTACGCCGAGCCGATGCGCGAGCCGGGCGCGCTCACCGTCGCGCTGAACTGGTACCGGGCGATGAGCGGGTCGGACATGAAGGCGGTCGGCCCGGTGGCGGCGCCGACCACGTACGTCTGGAGCGAGAAGGACGTGGCGATCGGCCGGACCGCCGCCGAGGCGTGCGCGGCGCACGTCACCGGCGACTACCGCTTCGTGACGCTTCCCGGCGTCAGCCACTGGATCCCCGACGAGGCCCCCGGCCCGCTGGCCGAGGCGATCCTGGCCCGGGTGCGAGGAACGGAGCAGACATGA
- a CDS encoding DUF6328 family protein: MSKESEKQRWQRNFADLLQELRVAQTGVQILFAFLLTMPFSNAFNRTTDFQRDVYVVALLAAAAAAAMIISPVAFHRALFRQGRKPELVRFAHRMATGGLFFMLIAMVSAVLLVTDFVLDRPIAFLLSALTGIWFLLFWAILPFSRRNWGDDDIDDDDDDPATLTAG, translated from the coding sequence GTGTCCAAGGAATCCGAGAAGCAGCGTTGGCAGCGCAACTTCGCCGACCTGCTCCAGGAGCTGCGCGTGGCGCAGACCGGTGTGCAGATCCTTTTCGCCTTCCTGCTGACCATGCCGTTCAGCAACGCGTTCAACCGAACCACCGACTTCCAGCGCGACGTCTACGTCGTGGCGCTGCTGGCCGCCGCCGCTGCCGCCGCGATGATCATCTCGCCGGTGGCGTTCCACCGGGCGCTGTTCCGCCAGGGGCGCAAGCCGGAGTTGGTGCGCTTCGCCCACCGGATGGCTACCGGCGGCCTGTTCTTCATGCTGATCGCGATGGTCAGCGCGGTCCTGCTGGTCACCGACTTCGTGCTGGACCGGCCGATCGCGTTCCTGCTCAGCGCGCTCACCGGGATCTGGTTCCTGCTCTTCTGGGCGATCCTGCCGTTCAGCCGCCGCAACTGGGGCGACGACGACATCGACGATGACGACGACGACCCGGCGACGTTGACCGCCGGCTGA
- a CDS encoding ECF transporter S component → MNHTDSNRWRTVDIVVASVIAVAFGVVFWAWGLLWSATDAAFAFFPPAQAVLYGVWLIPAVLAGLIIRKPGAALYCETVAAIVSALLGSQWAGIVILQGLMQGIGAELAFAAFRYRSFKLPVATLAGALTGLGAAIFDFVYWNKAYDLTNYRIPYALITIASATIIAGVGAHVLTRALANTGVLDRFPAGRDRALI, encoded by the coding sequence ATGAACCACACCGACAGCAACCGCTGGCGTACCGTCGACATCGTCGTCGCCTCGGTGATCGCCGTCGCCTTCGGCGTCGTCTTCTGGGCCTGGGGCCTGCTCTGGAGCGCCACCGACGCGGCGTTCGCGTTCTTCCCGCCGGCGCAGGCGGTGCTCTACGGCGTGTGGCTGATCCCGGCGGTGCTCGCCGGCCTGATCATTCGCAAGCCGGGCGCGGCGCTCTACTGCGAGACGGTGGCCGCGATCGTCTCCGCGCTGCTGGGCAGCCAGTGGGCCGGCATCGTGATCCTCCAGGGCCTGATGCAGGGCATCGGCGCCGAGCTGGCGTTCGCCGCGTTCCGCTACCGCTCGTTCAAGCTGCCGGTGGCGACGCTTGCCGGCGCGCTCACCGGTCTCGGCGCGGCCATCTTCGACTTCGTCTACTGGAACAAGGCATACGACCTGACCAACTACCGCATCCCCTACGCCCTGATCACCATCGCCAGCGCCACGATCATCGCGGGCGTCGGCGCCCACGTCCTGACCCGCGCCCTGGCCAACACCGGCGTCCTGGACCGCTTCCCCGCCGGCCGCGACCGAGCCCTGATCTGA